In Vibrio stylophorae, the genomic stretch CACCGGAATGATTCATGTGTTTGATGTCTTAGGTGAATTTGGCACCGGAAACCCACGCTTGATGGCCAATGGCATTGCGATGGCAACGGTGCCTAGTTTGTGCGGCATGATTGCAGCGGTGAGCAGTCTATTTGCGCGCAGCCGTTTACTGCGCCGAATCGATCGCCAATTAATGAAATTAGATGAGCAGCTGGTTTACCAGCAAACAGCAACGATGAACTGCGAATAAGATGAGCAGTGAGTAAATAGAATGCGAGTGAAATTAAGAAAGCAGGCAGAAGAGCCGCAAATTGATATGACCCCAATGCTTGATGTGGTCTTTATCATGTTGATTTTCTTTATTGTCAGCACCACCTTTGTGCGTGAATCTGGCTTGGATGTTGAGCGCCCTGATGCCACACAAGCCAGCGAGCAGCCCAGTCAATCTATTCAAATTGCACTGGCCGCTAATGGGGATATCTATGTCGATCGCCAGCATGTTGATATTCGTGAGTTGCGCGGTATTTTAACCCGCTTGCTGAGCCAGCAGCCCAATGCCAGTGTTTTGGTGCAAGGTGATGAAGCGGTTGCCCATGGTCGTGTTGTGGCGGTGATGGATGAAGCGAAGGCGGCGGGTGCAGCCCATATCGCGGTGGCCGTGGATGCAAACTGAGTTAGAAACCAGCCATTGTCAGTTGATTCGCCAGCAGCGACATGCTTGGGGCTATCGCTGGGCACTAGCGGGGCTCGGTGCGAGCGGTTTTGTATTGCTACTGCTGCTACTCATGGGTTGGCAAATTAACAATGATTTTCAGTATCAACGTGAGCCCGAGCGAATTCAATTTGATGTTTCAATGGCCGCCAAAGATGAGTCCATGGACTTGCGACAGCGTCATCTCCCTGAGCCACCCCCTAAGATTGAACCGCAAGCGCCGGTTGAAATGACCGAGATGATGCCGATCAAACCTGTGATGCCCAGCTTAAAAGCACCAAAGCCTTCCAACTTTAGTCCCAATGCCACGGTATCTGTGCTGGCGAATGTTGCACCGGGTAATAGTTATACTGCGCCTGTGAATACTGGGGTTGCGGCCATTGCTGTGGGGCAAATTCAACCAAGTCAGCGCGCCATTCCTATGTATCCAAGGCAAGCAAGCCGCCGCGGCATCGAAGGCTATGTCAAACTTGGCTTTAGCATCGATGAAGATGGCCGCGCGGTGGATATTCAAGTGATTGAGGCACAACCCAGAAATATTTTTAATCGCTCGGCAATTCAGGCATTGAAGCGCTCACGTTTTCCTGTCACGCGTTTGGATGAGCAAGCGGTGGTGGTGCCGAATCAGGTTCAGGTTTATGAATACAAATTGGAAAAATAAGCTTTATTGCCTGCTGTGTTGTGTATTTTTAGCCTTGCCTGTCATGGCCAAAAACTTATCGCCAGCCTTGGCAAAAAAGCTCAATGACACCCAGCTCGCACTGGAGAAAAAAGACTATCAACGCGCGCAAGCACTGCTTGGGCAAACACCACCAAGCAGTGAGTTTGAGCAAGCGTGGTGGTGGCGTATGCGCGGCGCTGTGGCTCAGCATCAAAATCAGCCAGCCTTAGCTTTGGATTATTTTCAAAAATCCGCATTGCTCAATCAGTTTGACGCTACGCCGATGCGACAGCTGTATCAGCTGGTGGGGGATTTATCCCTGAATCAAGAAAAGTACGACCAAGCGATTCGTGCTTATCGCGCTGCCAATGCTATTGAACCGCGTTACGCTGCATGGCGCGGTTTGGCACTTAGCCATTATATGAAAGCGGACTATCCGGCCACTGTCACTGCGGCGAAAAAAGCGATTGCCGGTCATCCATCCCCTGAAAAAAGTGTATTTGAAGTATTACTTGCGGCGCAGTATGAGACACGCAATTGGCCGGGTGTGGTGAAAACCACACAAGCGCTTTTAGCGCGGTATCCTGCGCAAGTCGATTGGTATTTGCAGCAAGCACAGGGCTGGCAATATCAGGGCCGATTAAAAGAAGCGACTGCAAGCTTGTTGACGGCGCGCGAGCAACAGTTACTCACGCAGGCCAGTTATTGGCGCTGGCTGGCTTATTTACAGCAACAATCAGGTGCACCTCTTCGCGGCGCCGAAACACTTGAGCTTGGATTAAAGCAGGGCGTGATTGCAAAAAATGTCGAAAGTCAGCGTATGTTGCTCAGCTATTATCAGCTAGCCAAAGCGTGGCAACGCGCAGAAGCGCCCCTGAGGTGGTTGATTGCCCAGCAAGGCAAAGGGAAAGATCGTCGCACATTGATTGAAATGAGGCTCACTGCACGAGATTGGCAAGGCGCGCTGAAAGCTGCTTATCAGGCTGAAAAAGCCGGCGTCTCATTTAGCGAATCCTTGTGGTTAAACCTAGGCTTTGCCGCGAATGAAATGGCTGATCAAGCGGCGCAGCGCTGGGCTTATCAAGGTGTTTTGGCTATAAATCCAGAATCAAAAATAGCGCGTCAGCAAATAGCGATACTGGATGGACGCTTAAAAAGTTAACTGATAAATCCGTTTAATCGCTTGTCACAGATAAAGAAAAAGCCACGTTATGCGTGGCTTTTTTATGCGCGTTATTTTCTGTTGAATCGCTTTATCGCTTTATCGCTTTATCGCTTTATCGCTTAGAGCAGGGGACCAAACAGGTAGAAGAACTGCTCAATGGGACGACAGACAAAATTGCGCTTTTTCCATGTCGTCAATTCAATGGGATTGGCTTGGGTTAAATATTCTTGCTGCACTGCGCACACGGTGGCACAAAACTCAGGGTCGTCCACCGCTAAGGTGACTTCAAAGTTAAGCCAGAAGCTGCGCATATCCAGATTCACCGTCCCGATAAAGCAATGGCTTTGGTCAATCATAACGCTCTTGGTATGCAATAAGCCGCCATAGAAGCGGTAAATATCGACGCCTGCATCCATCAGCTCTTCAAAAAATGAACGGCTGGCCCATTCCACCATTAAGGAGTCATTCTTATCTGGAATGATCAGCGTGACTTTGACGCCGCGCTGGGCTGCAGTTTTCATTGCTTGCAGCATATTTTCACTGGGCACAAAGTAGGGGGTGGTGATGGTAATACTGTGCTTGGCTTGATAGATACTCAGCAGTAGCGCTTGATGAATAATACCATCTGGCATACCAGGACCCGATGGGATCACCTGCACCGAATGGTTGGCATGAGGGTGAACTTGGCTATTGGTGGGGCAAACGGGCAACATTGGTAGGTTGCGCTTGCCCGTTTCTACTTCCCAATCCCAGGCTTGAATACAGTTCAGGAGGGGGACCACAGGGCCTGTGATACGCATCATCACATCGACCCATTGACCAACGCCGGCATTTTGTTTGAAAAAGCGAGGGTCAACCAGATTCATCGAGCCGGTATAACCCACTTGATTATCAATCACCACAATTTTGCGATGAAGGCGAATATCTAAGCGGCGGAAAAACATACGAAATGGGCTGACCGCTAGCGCTTCAACCAGCTCAATACCGGCATCTCGCATCACATCAGGCCAATGGCTTTTAAAGAACTCTCGGCTACCGGCGGAGTCGAGCAAAATGCGCACATCAACACCGCGTCGCGCAGCCTGAATACAAGATTGCGCCACACTATCGGCAAGACCGCCCGGATGCCAAATATAAAATTCCAAATACACACTGCTTTCGGCTTGATTGATATCGGCGCATAGGGACCGCAAAATATCTTCCGGCGTGTTGTGCAACGTTAATTGGTTTAGGGTGAGACTCGGGATCCCTAATCGCGCCTGACATAATTGGTGCACCGCGCGTATATCGCTGTGTTTGCGCATCGGTGAATGCTGCGTGCATTCAGCCAAGGTTCGAAACCAATTTTCATAGGGCGAAAACATCTGCTTTGCGCGAACGGCTCGCTTGTTGCCTAGCTTGAGTTCACCAAAGAGAAGATAGATCACCACACCAAACACTGGAATGATGTAAATGATTAAAAGCCAAGCGACGGATACACCCACAGCGCGGCGTTTGAGTACCACGCGAATGGTGACGGACGCCACGGTGAGCCAATACAGAATCAGCAGCGCAGAGATAAGAAATTGATAGAACTGAGACATCAAGTGCCTTTTTTAAAATGATGGTGATCAAAGACAACTGCATCTTAGCGCAATGCAATTGAGACTGTCAGGTAAAAGCAAGGTTCAATGCGTTTTGAACCGTAACATGAAATGATCGATTTGGTGTTTTTTTCAGCAAGAGGTGACGAAAATAGGAAAAAGTCGCCATTTTATAGATAAAAATAGCGCCTCTGCTTCACATTGTAATCACAACCTGTTTTACTAGCCATCCTATGAATACCAAAAGATATTTCTCATGCTGTAAAATATTTTTTACATGCGTGATGCTAAATACCTCACAATACATGGAATGATATATGGCAAGTAGTTCACGCGGACAGTTCACCACTCGGTTGGGCTTCATCTTAGCAGCAGCAGGATCAGCTGTTGGCCTAGGAAACATTTGGGGCTTTCCAACCAATACCGCAGAAAATGGTGGCGGGGCATTTCTTCTTATTTATTTGGCAATGGTGGTGCTGATTGCATTCCCTATGTTGGTGGCCGAATTAACCATTGGTCGTTATGGCCAATCCAACCCTATTGGTACACTGAAGAAAATTTGGAACGGTAAACCAGTGATTGCAATCATCTTAGGTGTCATTGCAATGATTGCTGCTTCTTTGATTTTGAGCTTCTACTCTGTTTTAGCGGGTTGGCTTGCAGGCCATGCCATCGCCCCTGTTTTAGAGCTCGTGAGTCTAGATAGCGCCGCTAAATGGTTGGTGACTGAGACGCTTGCGCGCAATATGTTTTTAACCGCGCTGTTTTCTTTGATGACAATTTATGTCGTTCAGCGCGGCGTTGCTGACGGGATTGAAAAATGGTCAACCCGCTTGATGCCTGTACTGTTTATTCTGTTCTTCGTAATGATTGCGTATATCTTCACGCAAGATGGGGCTGTGAAGGGTTTGAAGATGTATCTGATCCCTGACTTTTCGCACATCTCGCCGAAATTGATCATCGATGCTATGGGCCAAGCCTTCTTCTCGCTTTCATTGGGTGTGGGCACCATGATGGTTTATGGCTCTTACCTGAAAAAAGATGCCAACATACCGAAAACTGCAGGCCAAGTGGCA encodes the following:
- a CDS encoding ExbD/TolR family protein encodes the protein MTPMLDVVFIMLIFFIVSTTFVRESGLDVERPDATQASEQPSQSIQIALAANGDIYVDRQHVDIRELRGILTRLLSQQPNASVLVQGDEAVAHGRVVAVMDEAKAAGAAHIAVAVDAN
- a CDS encoding TonB family protein, which translates into the protein MQTELETSHCQLIRQQRHAWGYRWALAGLGASGFVLLLLLLMGWQINNDFQYQREPERIQFDVSMAAKDESMDLRQRHLPEPPPKIEPQAPVEMTEMMPIKPVMPSLKAPKPSNFSPNATVSVLANVAPGNSYTAPVNTGVAAIAVGQIQPSQRAIPMYPRQASRRGIEGYVKLGFSIDEDGRAVDIQVIEAQPRNIFNRSAIQALKRSRFPVTRLDEQAVVVPNQVQVYEYKLEK
- a CDS encoding tetratricopeptide repeat protein is translated as MNTNWKNKLYCLLCCVFLALPVMAKNLSPALAKKLNDTQLALEKKDYQRAQALLGQTPPSSEFEQAWWWRMRGAVAQHQNQPALALDYFQKSALLNQFDATPMRQLYQLVGDLSLNQEKYDQAIRAYRAANAIEPRYAAWRGLALSHYMKADYPATVTAAKKAIAGHPSPEKSVFEVLLAAQYETRNWPGVVKTTQALLARYPAQVDWYLQQAQGWQYQGRLKEATASLLTAREQQLLTQASYWRWLAYLQQQSGAPLRGAETLELGLKQGVIAKNVESQRMLLSYYQLAKAWQRAEAPLRWLIAQQGKGKDRRTLIEMRLTARDWQGALKAAYQAEKAGVSFSESLWLNLGFAANEMADQAAQRWAYQGVLAINPESKIARQQIAILDGRLKS
- the cls gene encoding cardiolipin synthase → MSQFYQFLISALLILYWLTVASVTIRVVLKRRAVGVSVAWLLIIYIIPVFGVVIYLLFGELKLGNKRAVRAKQMFSPYENWFRTLAECTQHSPMRKHSDIRAVHQLCQARLGIPSLTLNQLTLHNTPEDILRSLCADINQAESSVYLEFYIWHPGGLADSVAQSCIQAARRGVDVRILLDSAGSREFFKSHWPDVMRDAGIELVEALAVSPFRMFFRRLDIRLHRKIVVIDNQVGYTGSMNLVDPRFFKQNAGVGQWVDVMMRITGPVVPLLNCIQAWDWEVETGKRNLPMLPVCPTNSQVHPHANHSVQVIPSGPGMPDGIIHQALLLSIYQAKHSITITTPYFVPSENMLQAMKTAAQRGVKVTLIIPDKNDSLMVEWASRSFFEELMDAGVDIYRFYGGLLHTKSVMIDQSHCFIGTVNLDMRSFWLNFEVTLAVDDPEFCATVCAVQQEYLTQANPIELTTWKKRNFVCRPIEQFFYLFGPLL
- a CDS encoding sodium-dependent transporter — translated: MASSSRGQFTTRLGFILAAAGSAVGLGNIWGFPTNTAENGGGAFLLIYLAMVVLIAFPMLVAELTIGRYGQSNPIGTLKKIWNGKPVIAIILGVIAMIAASLILSFYSVLAGWLAGHAIAPVLELVSLDSAAKWLVTETLARNMFLTALFSLMTIYVVQRGVADGIEKWSTRLMPVLFILFFVMIAYIFTQDGAVKGLKMYLIPDFSHISPKLIIDAMGQAFFSLSLGVGTMMVYGSYLKKDANIPKTAGQVAAIDTGVALTAGLLILPAMTVAQHNGVQIFNDSGELLSSGALVFSVLPNMFETMGTAGLFLAAMFFVLMVIAALTSSISMLEVPVSCAQEELNSDRSIATWVIGGAIMLLSFVICANTGTLIDLVALVSTVYMQPLLGAAWAIVLGWVWHRNGVLKELQQGNPEIENGLFWKIWPWYVRFVCPIAIFAIFALPFV